TTGATCTGCGGGCTCAATGTGTCAGCAACTCCGGCTGAAAACGCGACGTGTTCATTGACGTGATAGGAAGCGAGCACGCCGGTGTGTTCGGATGGTTCAAACGTGTGGCCCCAGGAACGGGTGAAGTTCGGATTTTCCGTGGCTTCGGTGGATTCGTAGCCGATGACGCTGTCGAACACGCCCACTTTAAAATCAAGGCCGTTGCCAACCGGGGCGCGCAGGACGACGTAAGCTTGCTTGACGGCAAAATCGGATGCAGCGGCGGCGGTGGATTTTGTGGCGAGAACCTCGGCATCGGGCCCGAAGAATAAATCCACTTTGTAACCGGCGGCAAACTGGCTTTCGTCGAGGGGCCGTTCGATGGTGAGCTTGATGACGTCGAGGTTGAAACCATCGGCGCGGCTGGCACCGCCATATTTATATGCGGGCGCGTGCGAGACGCCATCGCCAAGATTCCATTGGGCCGAGGTGTCCACGTAACCGCTCAAAACGGTGGACGAAAGACTGCTGAGCGGGCTGGGAGCTTCCTCGCCCCGAGCGACGGATGCCCAACTGACCGCGCCGGCCGCCGCCAAACCGATTGTCCATTTGTTTATCATAGTTCCCTCGAGGTTTATTTTGTTATACGGCTGCGTGCGTTTGCTTGCGGGTCGCTTCGATTTCGGCGTTTCATCCAAAGAAGGTCTTTGGGCCGTTAAAATGAGGAAAACCAAAGTTTGTGACAATAACTTTTTTCCGAGGGCGAAGGAACGAATCGAATTTTATGAAATGATTTCGATTACAACTATCATCGGGCAGACCTGGCCCATTTTGCCATTGCGGCAAAAGATTTTTCGAGATTAACAATTTTCCATTTTGCCGCGCCGCCGACGAGTGAAGCGCGTTTTTGCAAGCGCTCCGCGATGCGCAAACTTCGTTTGGCCTGGGTGGCCGCCGACATGCGACGTTGCGATTCCTGCCTTTTTAATGCAACCACCGTTTGCGCTTTCACACTTACATCATTAGCCCGTCACTGAATGGAGGTCAAGTTACCGGTTGGAATTCTCTGCGATTTATCACGCGAATATTTTGGGAGGGACAGACATGAAGTGTCCAATAATTAGACGCTTCGCAATCTAAATATAGGTTTTGAAAAAGTGTTCTCCCGCAAACAAGCTCAAATCCCACAGTGCGTGAACGACCTCCGGCATGGAACGCGGTTTGCTTATTTCGGAGTGAGATGCGCCAGCGGCGAATTGCGGAATGGATTCCGCGGAAGTTCGGCGAAGCGTTTCCGGAAATTTAACGAACCATTTTATGCCTTCATTCGTTTACGTAGCTCGCGAGACCGCCACCGGCCGCGAAATCCGCAACTCCGTCGAGGCCGCCACGGAGCAGGCCGCGATCACGGCGTTGCTGAACCGCAACCTGCTCGTCGTATCCATCCAGGAAAAAGTCGGCAAGAAGGGCAAGACTTCCGGCGGCAAAGTCAGCTTGCAGGACCAGGTCATTTTCACCCGCCAGTTGGCCACGATGATTGACGCCGGCCTCGCGATGGTGCAATCGCTCCAGGCGCTGGCCGAGCAGACCACGAACAAGGTGATGCGCGATGTCATCAAGGACGTCACGGCGCGAGTCGAGGCGGGCGATAGCTTTTCCGAAGCGCTCGTGAAGCATCCCAAGGCTTTCAACAAACTTTACGTCTGCATGGTGAGCGCCGGTGAAAAGGGCGGTTTGCTCGCGGAAATTTTGTCGCGTCTCGCGACGTATCTGGAAAACAGCGCGCGCCTCCGCCGCAAGGTGAAATCCTCGATGATGTATCCGACGACGGTGACGTTCGTCGCGATCAGCATCACGATCTTTTTGCTGGTGAAGGTCGTGCCGGTGTTCGGCGATATTTTCACGAGCTTCGGCGCCAAGTTGCCCGGCCCGACGCAATTTCTTATTTCGCTCAGTAATTTCGTGAAGAAGTTTCTGATTCCGATTTTGCTGGTGATGGGTGGGACGGTTTATGGCTGGCTTTATTTCATCAAGACTCCGACTGGGCTCGCATTTTGGGATGCTAAGCGCATCAAACTGCCGATCTTTGGCGTGATTGCGCATAAGATTTGTCTCGCGCGTTTCACCCGCACTTTCGCCTCGCTGATTCGAAGCGGCGTGCCGATTCTCGAAGTGATGAGCGTGGTCGCGAATACGTGCGGCAATGTGGTAATGGAAAAAGCGATTCGCACTTCGATGACGGACATCGAGCGCGGCGAAAGCATTTCCGTAGCGCTCGCGAAACATCCGGTGTTTCCGAGCATGATTTTGCGCATGATTTCCGCCGGTGAACAGACGGGTAAAATTGACAGCATGCTCGAGCGTATCTCGGACTTTTTGGACGAGGAAATCGAAACGATTCTTTCGGGCCTGACCGCGCTGATTGAGCCGTTGCTGATCGTGTTCCTGGGCGTGGTCGTGGGTGGCATCGTGATTTGTATGTTCCTGCCGATCTTCAAGATGAGCGAAATCATCAACGCGAAACATTGATTTAACAGTAGAAAATCCATTCACAAAACGCCCGCCTAAATGGTGGGCGTTTTTTTTGTTTTTGATGAGGGAACGCGACGCTGTGATTCGTGGTAATGTTCGATGAAGATTGCTGCAATAGATAAAAACAGTTGCGGTATAATACGCACGCGTAATTATTTATTTAAATTTCGTCTCATTGCATTCGACTAAGTATTGCGCACGGGCGAATTTTTAGTTATCTTTGGCGAGATAGATATGTACGGAGCGCTTGAGCTTACTTTGAACGGACGGGCCGTTCGCGTCGAAAATTGCTCCCCCAATCTCACCCTGCTCGAATACCTGCGCGGCACTGGCTGTACGGGGTCGAAGGAAGGTTGCGCCGAGGGCGATTGCGGGGCTTGCTCGGTCGCAATCGTGGACCGCGATGCGCGGGGATGCGCGCGTTTTCGCGCGATTAACAGTTGTCTGGTGCCACTCTCGCTGCTCGCGGGTCGTGAAGTGGTCACGGTCGAAGGCGTGGCGCGTGATGGCGAATTGCATCCCGTCCAGCGGGCGATGGTCGAGTGCCACGGTTCTCAATGCGGCTATTGCACGCCGGGTTTTATCATGTCGCTGTTCGAAGGTTACTATCGCGGACTGCGCGAGCCGTGGCAGGTGGACGAACAACTTTGCGGCAACCTTTGTCGCTGCACCGGCTATCGGCCGATTCGCGAGGCGGCGGGCATCGCCTTCGCGCAAAAAAGTGAGCGCAACGGGCAGGACCATTTTGCGGCGCGCCTGCAAAGCGCGCCCGAGGAATTGGCGGAAGTAAATTATGAGGCGGCGGGAGAAAAGTTTTTTCGCCCGCGTTCGCTGGATGAATTGCTCAAGCTGCTGCAAAAATTTCCCGAGGCACGAATGATCGCGGGCGCCACGGAAATGGGGCTCGAAATCACCAAGCGTTTTAAAAAATTTCCTACTTTAATTTCGATTGAAGCG
This region of Verrucomicrobiia bacterium genomic DNA includes:
- a CDS encoding type II secretion system F family protein — its product is MPSFVYVARETATGREIRNSVEAATEQAAITALLNRNLLVVSIQEKVGKKGKTSGGKVSLQDQVIFTRQLATMIDAGLAMVQSLQALAEQTTNKVMRDVIKDVTARVEAGDSFSEALVKHPKAFNKLYVCMVSAGEKGGLLAEILSRLATYLENSARLRRKVKSSMMYPTTVTFVAISITIFLLVKVVPVFGDIFTSFGAKLPGPTQFLISLSNFVKKFLIPILLVMGGTVYGWLYFIKTPTGLAFWDAKRIKLPIFGVIAHKICLARFTRTFASLIRSGVPILEVMSVVANTCGNVVMEKAIRTSMTDIERGESISVALAKHPVFPSMILRMISAGEQTGKIDSMLERISDFLDEEIETILSGLTALIEPLLIVFLGVVVGGIVICMFLPIFKMSEIINAKH